In the genome of Sebastes umbrosus isolate fSebUmb1 chromosome 14, fSebUmb1.pri, whole genome shotgun sequence, one region contains:
- the lrrc4ba gene encoding leucine-rich repeat-containing protein 4B, giving the protein MRIATLTCLPGPSPFLFLLAQLLLRLLLPGPELVGAASSCPSLCTCSNQASRVICTRQNLEEVPESISVNTRYLNLQENSIQVIKSDTFKHLRHLEILQLSKNQIRQIEVGAFNGLPNLNTLELFDNRLTLVPSHAFEYLSKLRELWLRNNPIETLPGYAFHRVPSLRRLDLGELKKLDFISDAAFVGLINLRYLNLGMCGLKDIPKLTALVRLEELELSGNRLEIIRPGSFQGLVSLRKLWLMHSQVSVIERNAFDDLKSLEELNLSHNSLHSLPHDLFTPLHQLERVHLNHNPWICNCDVLWLSWWLKETVPSNTTCCARCHAPPFLKGKYIGELDQSHFTCYAPVIVEPPTDLNVTEGMAAELKCRTSTSTTSVNWITPNGTLMTHGSYRVRISVLHDGTLNFTNVTLRDTGQYTCMVTNAAGNTTATAVLNVTAADASVNYTYFTTVTVETVETLVDGDSAFNAINETFFGVHHGPTPSGHMGPEGVPTTPSSLSAGWSSPSPRATRPTFTVPITEPGFSGLDDVMKTTKIIIGCFVAITFMAAVMLVVFYKLRKQHQLHKHHGPARAIEIINVEDELGAGASGRGSGISGGSTVTQSGSSGIGGGQSLRLHHPEIVNLPNLARSEHLNHYYKTHHFNNNMMGLGMGTGSGMGLNNNNNPSPCSLSQNTSISCSQVPTSGGTNTGGTLPSPVPLPQLGLHSSLKGLMGKSQNEPLLFKSGSKENVQETQI; this is encoded by the exons ATGCGCATCGCCACGCTGACCTGCCTTCCCGGCCCTTCCCCCTTCCTCTTTCTATTGGCCCAGCTGCTACTGCGGCTCCTCCTCCCTGGGCCGGAGTTGGTGGGAGCCGCCTCCTCCTGCCCCTCCCTCTGCACCTGCTCCAACCAGGCCAGCCGAGTCATCTGCACCAGGCAAAACCTGGAGGAGGTGCCCGAAAGCATATCAGTCAACACAAGATACCTCAACCTGCAGGAGAACTCGATACAG GTTATCAAGTCAGACACTTTCAAGCACTTGAGGCACCTTGAGATCCTCCAGCTCTCCAAGAATCAGATCCGTCAAATTGAAGTCGGAGCATTCAATGGCCTCCCCAACCTCAACACACTGGAGCTCTTCGACAACCGCCTCACACTGGTGCCATCACATGCCTTTGAGTACCTCAGCAAGCTGCGGGAGCTGTGGCTGCGCAACAACCCCATTGAGACTCTGCCGGGCTATGCCTTCCACCGTGTGCCCTCGCTACGTCGCCTGGACCTCGGTGAGCTCAAGAAGTTGGATTTCATCTCTGACGCAGCCTTTGTGGGCCTCATCAATCTACGCTACCTGAACCTGGGCATGTGTGGGCTGAAGGACATTCCCAAACTGACAGCCCTTGTGCGTTTGGAGGAGTTGGAGCTGTCAGGAAACCGACTGGAGATCATCCGACCCGGTTCCTTCCAGGGCCTAGTTTCCCTCCGCAAGCTGTGGCTAATGCACTCACAGGTGTCCGTTATTGAGCGTAACGCCTTCGATGACCTGAAAAGCCTGGAAGAGCTCAACTTGTCCCATAACTCCCTGCACTCCTTGCCCCATGACCTTTTCACGCCCCTTCACCAGCTGGAGAGAGTACACCTTAACCACAACCCCTGGATCTGCAACTGTGATGTGCTTTGGCTTAGTTGGTGGTTGAAAGAGACGGTGCCCAGCAACACCACCTGCTGTGCCCGCTGCCATGCTCCCCCATTCTTAAAGGGCAAGTACATTGGAGAGCTTGACCAGAGCCACTTCACCTGCTATGCGCCGGTCATTGTGGAGCCACCCACAGACCTCAATGTCACTGAGGGTATGGCAGCTGAGCTCAAGTGTCGCACAAGCACCTCCACAACATCTGTCAACTGGATCACCCCTAACGGCACACTAATGACCCATGGCTCTTACCGGGTGCGGATATCCGTCCTGCATGATGGCACACTCAACTTCACGAATGTCACCCTCCGTGACACGGGCCAGTATACCTGCATGGTCACCAATGCTGCTGGCAATACCACGGCGACAGCtgtcctcaatgtcactgctGCTGATGCCAGTGTCAACTACACCTACTTTACAACAGTCACAGTGGAAACAGTGGAGACCCTAGTTGATGGAGATTCTGCATTCAATGCCATCAATGAGACATTCTTCGGTGTTCACCACGGCCCCACGCCCTCGGGCCACATGGGGCCAGAGGGTGTTCCTACCAcaccctcctctctgtcagcaGGCTGGTCCTCCCCGTCTCCTCGGGCCACCCGACCCACGTTCACTGTGCCCATCACTGAGCCAGGCTTCTCAGGCCTGGATGATGTGATGAAGACCACCAAGATCATCATAGGCTGCTTCGTAGCCATTACCTTCATGGCAGCTGTGATGTTGGTGGTGTTCTACAAGCTGAGGAAGCAGCACCAGCTGCATAAACACCACGGCCCTGCTCGTGCCATCGAGATCATCAATGTGGAGGATGAGCTGGGGGCCGGGGCCAGTGGTCGGGGCAGCGGCATCTCAGGAGGTTCCACGGTGACGCAGAGCGGAAGCAGTGGAATAGGAGGGGGCCAGAGCCTCAGGCTGCACCACCCAGAAATAGTCAACCTGCCGAACCTGGCCCGATCGGAGCACCTCAACCACTACTACAAAACCCATCacttcaacaacaacatgatGGGCCTGGGTATGGGCACGGGCTCTGGTATGGgcctcaacaacaacaacaacccctcGCCTTGCTCCCTGTCTCAGAACACGTCAATATCCTGTTCCCAGGTTCCAACCAGTGGAGGAACAAACACAGGTGGCACCCTGCCCTCCCCTGTGCCCCTGCCCCAGTTGGGTCTCCACAGTTCTCTGAAAGGCCTTATGGGGAAAAGCCAGAATGAGCCCCTGCTTTTTAAGAGCGGCTCCAAGGAAAATGTGCAAGAGACTCAAATTTGA